The following coding sequences are from one Mycoplasma mycoides subsp. capri window:
- the mgtA gene encoding magnesium-translocating P-type ATPase, whose amino-acid sequence MFLFKKRKFSPKKITRHKKKTHFANERFIKQVSNLEQNEVLEIMQLQHFGLTNEQYESRLKKYGTNELKKKRFNLIAEFLHAFFGPFNIVLLLISLYNFISYATNGFYQDTNSSDSKFELVGALIILVMVLASGLASFIQSLRSHLVTKKISSIVKSTTNIIRHKNDEDVEDYLKITKRNQLDLIRLGEEIDVKQLVPGDLIYLSSGDMLPADARIIQSTDLFINQSSLTGESIPVEKHANNKKNTNNILDLENICYTGTSVVSGSALAVVLATANDTYFSTISKAILEKRPDSSFTKGIKQVTRMLLIFMLVMVPTVYLAKSIIGTISSGGSFDNIKDNPWFQAIFFAVAVAVGLTPEMLPMIVTTNLANGASKMSKQKVVVKQLEAIQSLGAIDVLCTDKTGTLTNDKIELVDYLRVDKKADPTLLKYLYINSYYQTGLKNPMDKAIVDYVNKHNHNFSIQDITKIDEIPFDFNRRKLTIIFDDENEKRFMVTKGSVEEILNSCTRVIQDDKVVNLTDTFKRQIIAYYETINQQGKRLLGVAYKKIRDNQAKFSPKDEESLIFMGFASFLDTPKPSTKQTIKLLKKYGVDLKILTGDSEPITRAICKMVNLDIKGLVTGEEIDAASEYELKKIVEDNNIFVKLNPLQKVKIIQVLKQNNHVVGYMGDGINDAPVLRQSDVAISVNNATEIAKDASDIILLEKSLLVLEKGIIQGRTIFGNILKYIKITTASNFGNALSVLIGTVWLPFSPMAPAQILLQNLIYDFSQFGVALDRVDSTFLTSPQRWQSKDLLPFTTINGSISTIFDLITFAIAGYYFGFITSYNSAIAQNNSLLAAQSLAQFHACWFIIGLLSQTFVFQILRTEQLPVIQSRSTWPVYVIGALATIMAFSIVYISQIGTLVQLQSPGLIYIPISIAIIFSYCLIAQLAKVGYKKVFKKWL is encoded by the coding sequence ATGTTTTTATTTAAAAAGAGAAAGTTTTCTCCTAAAAAAATAACAAGACACAAAAAAAAGACTCATTTTGCAAATGAAAGATTTATAAAACAAGTTAGTAATTTAGAACAAAACGAAGTATTAGAAATAATGCAATTACAACATTTTGGTTTAACTAATGAACAATATGAATCAAGATTAAAAAAATATGGTACTAATGAATTAAAAAAGAAAAGATTCAATTTAATAGCTGAATTTTTACACGCTTTTTTTGGACCATTTAATATTGTTTTATTACTAATTTCTTTATACAATTTTATTTCATATGCAACAAATGGGTTTTATCAAGATACAAATTCAAGTGATTCTAAATTTGAATTAGTTGGAGCATTAATTATTTTAGTAATGGTTTTAGCTAGTGGGTTAGCTTCATTTATTCAATCTTTACGTTCTCATTTAGTGACTAAAAAAATTAGTTCTATTGTTAAAAGTACTACTAATATCATTAGACATAAAAATGATGAAGATGTAGAAGATTATTTAAAAATTACTAAAAGAAATCAATTAGATTTAATTAGACTTGGTGAAGAAATTGATGTTAAGCAATTAGTTCCAGGTGATTTAATCTATTTATCAAGTGGTGATATGTTACCAGCTGATGCTAGAATCATTCAATCAACTGATTTATTTATTAATCAATCATCTTTAACTGGAGAATCAATACCAGTTGAAAAACATGCAAACAATAAAAAAAATACAAATAATATTTTAGATTTAGAAAATATTTGCTATACAGGAACTAGTGTTGTTTCTGGTAGTGCTTTAGCTGTAGTTTTAGCAACTGCAAATGACACTTACTTTTCAACTATTAGTAAAGCCATTTTAGAAAAACGTCCTGATTCAAGTTTTACTAAAGGAATTAAACAAGTAACAAGAATGTTATTAATTTTTATGCTTGTAATGGTTCCAACTGTTTATTTAGCAAAATCAATTATTGGAACTATTTCAAGTGGTGGAAGTTTTGATAATATTAAAGACAATCCTTGATTTCAAGCAATCTTTTTTGCTGTAGCAGTTGCAGTTGGATTAACTCCTGAAATGTTACCAATGATAGTAACTACTAATTTAGCAAATGGAGCTTCTAAAATGTCAAAACAAAAAGTTGTTGTAAAACAATTAGAAGCAATTCAGTCACTTGGAGCTATTGATGTTTTATGTACTGATAAAACTGGTACATTAACAAATGATAAAATCGAACTTGTTGACTATTTAAGAGTGGATAAAAAAGCAGATCCAACATTACTAAAATATTTATATATTAATAGTTATTATCAAACTGGGTTAAAAAATCCAATGGATAAAGCAATTGTTGATTATGTTAATAAACACAATCATAACTTTTCTATTCAAGATATTACTAAAATTGATGAAATACCTTTTGATTTTAATAGAAGAAAACTAACTATTATTTTTGATGATGAAAACGAAAAACGTTTTATGGTTACAAAAGGTAGTGTTGAAGAAATTTTAAATTCTTGTACAAGAGTTATTCAAGATGATAAAGTTGTTAATTTAACTGATACTTTTAAAAGACAAATTATTGCTTATTATGAAACTATTAATCAGCAAGGTAAACGTCTATTAGGTGTTGCTTATAAAAAAATTAGAGATAATCAAGCTAAGTTTAGTCCAAAAGATGAAGAATCATTAATCTTTATGGGATTTGCATCATTTTTAGATACACCAAAGCCATCAACAAAACAAACTATTAAGTTATTAAAAAAATATGGTGTTGATTTAAAAATTTTAACTGGAGATAGTGAACCTATAACTAGAGCTATTTGTAAAATGGTTAATTTAGATATCAAAGGTTTAGTAACTGGTGAAGAAATTGATGCTGCTAGTGAATATGAATTAAAAAAGATTGTTGAAGATAATAATATTTTTGTTAAGTTAAATCCGTTACAAAAAGTAAAAATTATTCAAGTTTTAAAACAAAATAATCACGTAGTTGGTTATATGGGAGATGGTATTAATGATGCTCCTGTGTTAAGACAATCTGATGTTGCTATTTCAGTTAATAATGCAACAGAAATTGCAAAAGATGCTAGTGATATTATTTTATTAGAAAAATCATTACTAGTTTTAGAAAAAGGAATTATCCAAGGAAGAACTATTTTTGGAAATATTTTAAAATATATTAAAATTACAACTGCTTCTAATTTTGGTAATGCTTTATCAGTTTTAATTGGAACAGTTTGATTGCCATTTTCACCAATGGCACCAGCTCAAATTTTATTACAAAACTTAATTTATGACTTTTCACAATTTGGAGTAGCATTAGATAGAGTTGATTCTACATTTTTAACTTCTCCACAACGATGGCAATCAAAAGATCTTTTACCATTTACAACAATTAATGGTTCGATAAGTACGATTTTTGATTTAATTACATTTGCAATTGCTGGTTATTATTTTGGCTTTATTACTAGTTATAATAGTGCAATAGCTCAAAATAATAGTTTATTAGCAGCTCAATCACTAGCTCAATTCCATGCTTGTTGATTTATTATTGGATTATTATCTCAAACATTTGTTTTCCAAATATTGCGTACTGAACAACTACCAGTAATTCAATCTCGTTCAACTTGACCAGTTTATGTAATTGGAGCACTAGCTACAATAATGGCGTTTTCTATTGTTTATATAAGTCAAATTGGAACTTTAGTTCAACTGCAAAGTCCTGGTTTGATTTATATTCCAATTTCTATAGCTATTATATTTAGTTATTGTTTAATAGCTCAATTAGCTAAAGTAGGTTATAAAAAAGTCTTTAAAAAATGATTATAA